A region from the Gemmatimonadota bacterium genome encodes:
- the aroB gene encoding 3-dehydroquinate synthase — protein MTDTIPVRGLERGTGVEVGVAGGSYEVFVGSGLLDRLPALLPDDARAHRYAVISDENVAPLYGSAVLEALTATGVDARLYSFPAGEACKTRKNWSILTDAMLDDRHGRDSCVVAVGGGVTGDLAGFVAATYLRGIPVVQVPTSYLAMIDASVGGKTGVDVRAGKNLVGSFHAPRAVVADPDTLATLPTAERVQGLVEAFKHGAILDAQYFEWLTAAADRLLAAEIETATEAIVRSVRIKADVVTRDEREGGFRQVLNFGHTVGHALEAATGYGMGHGTAVAAGMLLEAELGERLGITEEGTRAKIAPSLSTLGLSLDSVPSLDVEAALRFLGSDKKVRSGRTRYVLLRRLGEVEDDGGWSREIPDSLVRDVLAELA, from the coding sequence GTGACCGACACTATCCCTGTGCGGGGTCTCGAGCGCGGCACCGGCGTCGAGGTCGGAGTCGCCGGCGGGAGCTACGAAGTGTTCGTCGGCTCCGGGCTGCTGGATCGCCTCCCCGCCTTGCTTCCGGACGACGCGCGGGCACACCGGTACGCGGTGATCTCCGACGAGAACGTGGCGCCGCTGTACGGCTCTGCCGTGCTCGAAGCGTTGACGGCGACCGGGGTCGACGCCCGACTCTACTCTTTTCCGGCCGGTGAGGCGTGCAAGACACGCAAGAATTGGTCGATCCTCACCGACGCCATGCTCGACGATAGGCATGGTCGGGACAGCTGCGTGGTCGCCGTGGGTGGCGGTGTCACGGGAGACCTGGCCGGCTTTGTGGCCGCGACATACCTACGCGGCATTCCGGTCGTGCAGGTCCCGACGAGCTACCTCGCGATGATCGATGCGTCGGTGGGTGGGAAGACCGGGGTCGATGTCCGAGCGGGGAAGAACCTCGTAGGGTCGTTCCATGCGCCCAGAGCTGTGGTCGCGGACCCCGACACGCTCGCGACACTGCCCACCGCGGAGCGAGTACAGGGTCTCGTGGAGGCCTTCAAGCACGGCGCGATCCTCGACGCTCAGTACTTCGAGTGGCTTACGGCGGCTGCGGACCGGCTTCTCGCAGCCGAGATCGAGACCGCGACGGAGGCGATCGTCCGTTCGGTGCGCATCAAGGCGGACGTCGTCACGAGGGATGAGCGAGAGGGCGGCTTTCGACAGGTGCTCAACTTCGGCCACACGGTGGGCCACGCGCTCGAGGCGGCTACCGGGTACGGCATGGGTCACGGCACCGCGGTGGCGGCGGGAATGTTGCTCGAAGCTGAGCTCGGTGAACGTCTCGGCATCACGGAGGAGGGCACGAGAGCCAAGATCGCACCCAGCCTCTCGACGCTGGGTTTATCGCTCGACTCCGTGCCGTCCCTCGACGTGGAAGCTGCGTTGCGTTTCCTCGGTTCCGACAAGAAAGTTCGCTCGGGGAGGACACGGTACGTATTACTTCGTCGGCTCGGCGAGGTGGAGGACGACGGAGGATGGAGCCGCGAAATTCCGGACTCGCTCGTGCGGGACGTGCTCGCGGAGCTCGCTTGA